A window from Kovacikia minuta CCNUW1 encodes these proteins:
- a CDS encoding PAS domain S-box protein, translating to MSSKSFFSRKSSFPKKSSALQFSNSYRSKKLPLRAVLIVPFVLEVAIAVGLTGYLSFRNGQQAVNQLANRLMGEFSTHIAQRLDSYLDSAKRENEKNATALKIGGLNPNNLHQLGVFFWSQTQTHRFSYVNFQHVSGGSIGAGYAKGVWHIGEQSKPGAGGTDIYSVDPWGEQTYLFNLPENENPRLKEWFVAASRARQQVWTPIWISDDRPAAANIAVSTPIFDRTNRLVGVTSVALSLREIHQFLSSIRASKNATVFIVERSGLLVASSNEQPIYRTVNGTLQRLHSSDRWNSLMAAATDHLQEKFGGLEAIQTSHQLSFVRDDERQFIQVTPYRDELGLDWLVVVAVPESDFIGEIYNNTHTTIFLCAIALAGAIVLGFVTSHWIAEPILRLSDASRDLALGKLDAPVKEASLIAELDVLAHSFNQMTEHLQQSFDEVTVALQESEEKFTKVFRTSPDPIAISTLEGKFLEVNDSFVNVFGYPREEVVGRTAQEVGLWANIEDREKLAQALKQDGVMCNLEYNFYSSSGELLTLLFSSEIIELNGKACMLGVAKDITGRKQAEEALRQSEQRFRGALGHQCIGYCNYFPGRKNFAGKPFSL from the coding sequence GTGAGTTCGAAAAGTTTCTTTTCCAGAAAATCGTCTTTTCCCAAGAAATCGTCGGCACTCCAATTTTCAAATTCCTACCGCTCCAAAAAGCTGCCTTTGCGGGCTGTGTTGATTGTTCCGTTTGTTCTGGAAGTGGCGATCGCCGTTGGCTTAACGGGTTACCTCTCCTTCCGCAATGGGCAACAGGCTGTGAACCAGCTTGCCAACCGCTTGATGGGCGAGTTCAGCACCCATATTGCCCAACGCCTGGACAGCTATCTGGATAGCGCCAAACGAGAGAATGAAAAAAACGCTACCGCCCTCAAGATTGGTGGTTTGAACCCGAACAATCTGCACCAACTCGGTGTTTTTTTTTGGAGTCAAACCCAAACCCATCGCTTTAGCTATGTAAATTTCCAACATGTTAGCGGCGGGTCGATCGGGGCTGGCTATGCCAAAGGAGTCTGGCACATTGGGGAGCAATCTAAACCTGGTGCCGGTGGTACAGATATTTACAGTGTGGATCCCTGGGGAGAGCAGACCTATCTGTTTAATCTACCTGAAAATGAAAATCCCAGGTTGAAGGAATGGTTTGTTGCTGCGAGTCGCGCACGCCAACAGGTCTGGACTCCCATTTGGATTTCGGATGATCGACCCGCCGCTGCAAATATCGCGGTCAGCACTCCAATTTTCGATCGTACCAACCGCTTGGTTGGGGTTACGAGTGTTGCGCTCAGTCTGCGGGAAATTCATCAATTTCTCAGCAGCATCAGAGCGAGTAAGAACGCAACGGTTTTCATTGTGGAACGTTCCGGTCTGTTGGTTGCGAGTTCCAACGAGCAACCGATTTACAGAACCGTGAACGGGACTTTGCAAAGACTGCACTCCTCGGATCGGTGGAATTCTCTGATGGCGGCTGCCACTGACCATTTGCAGGAGAAATTTGGTGGGCTGGAGGCGATTCAGACTAGCCATCAGTTGAGCTTTGTTCGGGATGATGAGCGGCAATTTATTCAGGTCACTCCCTACAGGGATGAGCTAGGGCTGGATTGGCTGGTTGTTGTGGCGGTGCCCGAATCGGATTTCATTGGAGAAATCTATAACAATACCCACACGACAATTTTCCTTTGTGCAATCGCCCTTGCCGGGGCGATCGTGCTTGGCTTTGTCACCTCCCACTGGATTGCTGAACCAATTCTGCGCCTGAGTGATGCCAGCCGAGACCTAGCCCTGGGAAAATTGGATGCCCCGGTTAAAGAAGCGAGCCTGATTGCCGAACTGGATGTTCTAGCCCATTCTTTTAACCAGATGACGGAGCATTTGCAGCAGTCCTTTGATGAGGTGACCGTTGCGCTCCAGGAGTCTGAGGAAAAATTCACCAAAGTCTTTCGCACCAGTCCCGATCCGATCGCCATTTCTACCCTGGAGGGCAAATTTCTAGAAGTAAACGACAGTTTTGTCAATGTTTTTGGTTACCCCCGGGAAGAGGTGGTTGGGCGCACCGCTCAAGAAGTTGGGTTGTGGGCAAATATTGAAGACCGGGAAAAGCTTGCCCAGGCATTAAAACAGGACGGCGTCATGTGCAACCTGGAGTACAACTTTTATTCCAGTTCTGGCGAATTACTAACCCTCCTATTTTCCTCCGAAATCATTGAGCTGAATGGGAAAGCCTGCATGTTGGGGGTTGCCAAAGATATTACCGGACGCAAACAGGCGGAAGAAGCTCTGAGGCAAAGCGAACAACGGTTTCGGGGAGCATTAGGCCACCAGTGCATTGGGTATTGCAATTACTTCCCCGGAAGGAAGAATTTTGCAGGCAAACCCTTCTCTCTGTGA
- a CDS encoding PAS domain S-box protein — translation MQANPSLCEMLGYVESELLNRTFQEITHPEDVEKDLGYVDQLTSGKIPYFQIQKRYLHRNGTVLWGSLSVSLVRDRDRQPLYLVAQIQDVTDRKQAEAELNAQKTLLRQLIEVVPGSILLRNREGNFIPMNESTVELYGTAQENLPGKEK, via the coding sequence TTGCAGGCAAACCCTTCTCTCTGTGAAATGTTGGGCTATGTCGAATCGGAACTCTTGAATCGAACATTTCAGGAAATTACCCATCCTGAAGATGTGGAGAAGGATCTGGGATATGTCGATCAATTAACCTCAGGAAAAATTCCCTACTTCCAGATTCAGAAGCGCTACCTGCATCGAAATGGAACGGTTCTCTGGGGTTCTCTGAGTGTTTCCCTGGTGCGCGATCGCGATCGTCAACCCCTTTATCTGGTAGCACAGATTCAGGATGTTACCGATCGGAAACAGGCTGAAGCTGAGTTAAACGCCCAAAAAACGCTTCTCCGCCAGTTAATCGAGGTCGTTCCTGGCTCGATTCTGCTCAGGAATCGGGAAGGAAATTTTATTCCAATGAATGAATCAACCGTAGAACTCTATGGCACCGCCCAGGAGAACCTGCCTGGTAAGGAGAAGTAG
- a CDS encoding alpha/beta fold hydrolase, producing the protein MLEESWKRQYLLTNRIKLHYVTQGEGPLMLLLHGFPEFWYSWRHQIPEFAQDYKVVALDLRGYNDSDKPDPQSAYIMAEFIEDVKGVVAALGYERCILVGHDWGGMIAWQFSYAYPTWVERLIVLNIPHPAKFAQGLRTPQQLFRSWYIFFFQIPWLPELLIQLNHYQALDQAFRGMAINKNAFTDADLEDYKAAIAKPGALTAAINYYRNLFQQGLIEKPSWSVLEMPTLMIWGEEDIPLGKELTYGTEKYVRDFRIRYIPQCSHWVQQEQPQLVNQYIREFLAESGKG; encoded by the coding sequence ATGCTAGAAGAATCCTGGAAACGGCAATACCTCCTGACGAATAGAATTAAACTTCACTACGTCACTCAGGGAGAAGGTCCCTTAATGCTTTTGCTCCACGGATTTCCCGAATTCTGGTATTCCTGGCGGCATCAGATCCCTGAATTTGCTCAAGATTACAAAGTAGTTGCCCTGGATTTACGAGGTTATAACGATAGCGACAAGCCAGACCCCCAATCTGCCTATATCATGGCAGAATTCATCGAGGATGTTAAGGGTGTTGTGGCAGCGTTGGGGTATGAGCGCTGCATCTTAGTCGGGCATGATTGGGGTGGAATGATTGCCTGGCAATTCTCCTACGCCTATCCAACCTGGGTAGAACGGCTCATTGTTCTTAATATCCCCCATCCGGCTAAATTCGCCCAGGGACTGCGAACACCCCAGCAATTATTCCGTAGCTGGTATATATTTTTCTTCCAAATCCCCTGGTTGCCAGAGTTATTGATTCAGCTTAATCATTACCAGGCTCTAGACCAGGCATTTAGAGGCATGGCTATCAACAAAAATGCTTTTACCGATGCAGACCTTGAGGACTACAAAGCCGCGATCGCGAAACCCGGCGCACTGACCGCAGCAATTAACTACTACCGCAATCTGTTTCAGCAAGGTTTGATAGAGAAACCATCCTGGAGCGTTCTGGAAATGCCAACCTTGATGATTTGGGGGGAAGAAGATATTCCCCTGGGCAAAGAATTGACCTATGGGACTGAAAAATATGTGCGAGATTTTCGCATCCGCTATATTCCCCAATGCAGCCACTGGGTACAGCAGGAACAACCGCAGTTGGTAAATCAGTATATCCGCGAGTTTTTGGCGGAATCAGGGAAGGGATGA